In Solea senegalensis isolate Sse05_10M unplaced genomic scaffold, IFAPA_SoseM_1 scf7180000016114, whole genome shotgun sequence, a genomic segment contains:
- the LOC122762828 gene encoding multimerin-2-like isoform X1, translating into MLNQHHGRHHQPHEDDAAAHHYPEVPAALPVPDMMALLMSQLHPLLHNFNRSLEHLTRQVDDLAQEVLQLRSGWPGAELQLQVGTTEALKHNEEAEEILDAKLDEVYKHIREVQAQLETHRLDTDSRLHSQHAMLHYNLTSFKMDMDVKLKRQQKMLQISLQAMDLKVNQDQTTEAELEPHAAPPPSMLRPLPPTDSSTLWEAIKRLDNMVVNNTVKVGGLTEDVDVTSGNVQRLRFDLKDLEKLINQTARRSQVLFMETGLEVEDAKVGVLKKVDELTRNMTQHLQEVDVDMDYLFTALYRNHSAPDCDCKALTAAVVQLERGVANVTALANENRLALEADDDRGVEQWDGANDWEPAVEALQRGLQLVKESVVLEQTRSLTLSQTLNQTVRQLSSSLSLSVAEVSVLKRSNEQLRKDLHKLSAPFDSMLKDAIRHSDVLELLLGEEVLEFLEWPVQDQEAQSIPALKEQLKNLQEELRGHSLSITSLLSSRAGVWEEVPSADQPSFSSSLLLPDDKSPGGMRRSNSGEAAREQQLFLRPDERRPEHEGDGSDLWNLEKMMQDLELKVKQLEDKPCPCPSSSTEREVLSKLQEEVTWLKRGLEEHLRVFKNVFTKTDVLVASNAALDLDQVWQLVKNQKTKKERKRGGARGGGDEPGRRGNHRNRRDLPGGALVSEDSVMFVASLRISNSAVTFDTSLNPGHFHSDTGTFTAPVDGVYVFILTFNLKSGSAPIVLRKVGGVSVSLNRQNVTAAGGPATSVALLRLRKGEEIWLELRGGAWADSEDNVFTGLLLHRTT; encoded by the exons ATGAGGACGATGCCGCCGCCCACCATTACCCAGAAGTCCCTGCTGCTCTCCCTGTCCCTGACATGATGGCTCTGCTCATGTCCCAGCTGCATCCGCTCCTCCACAACTTCAACCGCTCGCTGGAGCACCTGACGCGACAGGTGGACGACCTCGCCCAGGAGGTGCTGCAGCTGAGGAGCGGGTGGCCGGGGGCGGAGCTTCAGCTGCAGGTGGGGACGACGGAGGCGCTCAAGCACAACGAGGAAGCAGAGGAGATATTAGACGCCAAACTGGACGAGGTGTACAAGCACATCAGGGAGGTCCAGGCACAGCTGGAGACACACAGGTTGGACACGGACAGCAGACTACACTCCCAGCATGCAATGCTGCACTACAACCTCACCAGCTTCAAGATGGACATGGATGTGAAGCTGAAACGTCAGCAGAAGAtgctgcag aTCAGCCTGCAGGCCATGGATCTGAAGGTCAACCAGGACCAGACCACAGAGGCGGAACTGGAGCCCCACGCcgctccccctccctccatGCTCCGCCCACTGCCGCCCACAGACTCGTCCACACTGTGGGAGGCCATCAAGCGTCTGGACAACATGGTGGTCAACAACACAGTCAAG GTGGGCGGGCTGACGGAGGACGTGGACGTGACCTCAGGAAACGTCCAGAGACTCAGGTTTGACCTGAAGGATCTGGAGAAGCTGATCAACCAGACTGCTCGTCGCAGTCAGGTCCTGTTCATGGAGACGGGTCTGGAGGTGGAGGACGCTAAGGTGGGCGTCCTGAAGAAGGTGGACGAGCTGACAcgaaacatgactcagcaccTGCAGGAGGTGGACGTGGACATGGATTACCTGTTCACCGCCCTCTACCGCAACCACTCTGCCCCGGACTGTGACTGCAAGGCACTGACCGCCGCCGTAGTTCAGCTGGAGAGGGGCGTGGCCAATGTGACAGCCCTGGCCAATGAGAACAGATTAGCCCTGGAAGCAGATGATGACAGAGGGGTGGAGCAGTGGGACGGGGCCAATGACTGGGAGCCGGCGGTAGAAGCGCTTCAACGTGGTCTTCAGCTG GTGAAGGAGTCTGTGGTGTTGGAGCAGACCAGGAGCCTGACTCTGAGCCAGACTCTGAACCAGACTGTGAGGCAGCTGAGCAGCTCGCTGAGCCTCAGCGTGGCCGAGGTGAGCGTTCTGAAGCGGAGCAACGAGCAGCTGAGAAAGGACCTGCACAAACTGTCCGCGCCCTTCGACTCTATGCTCAAAGACGCCATCAGACACAGCGACGTGCTGGAGCTTCTCCTGGGCGAAGAGGTGCTGGAGTTCCTGGAGTGGCCGGTCCAGGACCAGGAGGCCCAGTCCATCCCAGCCCTGAAGGAGCAGCTGAAGAACCTGCAGGAGGAACTGAGAGGACACAGCCTGAGCATCACGTCACTGCTGAGCAGCAGGGCAG GAGTCTGGGAGGAGGTGCCATCTGCTGACCaaccctccttctcctcctccctcctcctccccgatGACAAGAGTCCTGGTGGTATGAGGAGGAGCAACAGCGGAGAAGCAGCCCGGGAGCAGCAGCTCTTCCTGCGCCCTGACGAGAGGCGTCCGGAGCATGAGGGAGACGGCAGTGATCTGTGGAACCTGGAAAAGATGATGCAGGACCTGGAGCTGAAGGTGAAGCAGCTGGAGGACAAACCCTGTCCCTGTCCCAGCTCCTCCACGGAGAGGGAGGTGCTGTCCAAACTGCAGGAGGAGGTGACGTGGCTGAAGAGAGGCCTGGAGGAACATCTGAGGGTCTTCAAGAACGTCTTCACTAAAACTGACGTCCTGGTGGCATCAAACGCAGCGCTGGATCTGGATCAAGTGTGGCAACTGGTGAAGAACCAAAAAActaagaaagagaggaagagaggaggagccagaggaggaggggacgagccaggaagaagaggaaaccaTAGAAACAGGAGGGATCTACCTG GTGGCGCTCTTGTGTCAGAAGactctgtgatgtttgtggcaTCTCTGAGGATTTCAAACAGCGCGGTGACGTTTGATACGTCTCTGAACCCAGGACATTTTCACTCTGACACCGGGACCTTCACCGCTCCAGTGGACGGGGTCTACGTCTTCATCCTCACCTTCAATCTAAAGTCTGGCTCCGCCCCTATTGTCCTCAGGAAGGTGGGCGGGGTTTCAGTGTCTCTAAACCGACAGAATGTGACAGCAGCGGGGGGGCCGGCCACATCTGTGGCACTCCTGCGGCTGAGGAAAGGGGAGGAGATATGGCTGGAACTGAGGGGCGGGGCATGGGCGGATTCAGAGGACAATGTCTTCACTGGGTTATTACTGCATCGCACCACCTGA
- the LOC122762828 gene encoding multimerin-2-like isoform X2, protein MSQRTTDEDDAAAHHYPEVPAALPVPDMMALLMSQLHPLLHNFNRSLEHLTRQVDDLAQEVLQLRSGWPGAELQLQVGTTEALKHNEEAEEILDAKLDEVYKHIREVQAQLETHRLDTDSRLHSQHAMLHYNLTSFKMDMDVKLKRQQKMLQISLQAMDLKVNQDQTTEAELEPHAAPPPSMLRPLPPTDSSTLWEAIKRLDNMVVNNTVKVGGLTEDVDVTSGNVQRLRFDLKDLEKLINQTARRSQVLFMETGLEVEDAKVGVLKKVDELTRNMTQHLQEVDVDMDYLFTALYRNHSAPDCDCKALTAAVVQLERGVANVTALANENRLALEADDDRGVEQWDGANDWEPAVEALQRGLQLVKESVVLEQTRSLTLSQTLNQTVRQLSSSLSLSVAEVSVLKRSNEQLRKDLHKLSAPFDSMLKDAIRHSDVLELLLGEEVLEFLEWPVQDQEAQSIPALKEQLKNLQEELRGHSLSITSLLSSRAGVWEEVPSADQPSFSSSLLLPDDKSPGGMRRSNSGEAAREQQLFLRPDERRPEHEGDGSDLWNLEKMMQDLELKVKQLEDKPCPCPSSSTEREVLSKLQEEVTWLKRGLEEHLRVFKNVFTKTDVLVASNAALDLDQVWQLVKNQKTKKERKRGGARGGGDEPGRRGNHRNRRDLPGGALVSEDSVMFVASLRISNSAVTFDTSLNPGHFHSDTGTFTAPVDGVYVFILTFNLKSGSAPIVLRKVGGVSVSLNRQNVTAAGGPATSVALLRLRKGEEIWLELRGGAWADSEDNVFTGLLLHRTT, encoded by the exons ATGAGGACGATGCCGCCGCCCACCATTACCCAGAAGTCCCTGCTGCTCTCCCTGTCCCTGACATGATGGCTCTGCTCATGTCCCAGCTGCATCCGCTCCTCCACAACTTCAACCGCTCGCTGGAGCACCTGACGCGACAGGTGGACGACCTCGCCCAGGAGGTGCTGCAGCTGAGGAGCGGGTGGCCGGGGGCGGAGCTTCAGCTGCAGGTGGGGACGACGGAGGCGCTCAAGCACAACGAGGAAGCAGAGGAGATATTAGACGCCAAACTGGACGAGGTGTACAAGCACATCAGGGAGGTCCAGGCACAGCTGGAGACACACAGGTTGGACACGGACAGCAGACTACACTCCCAGCATGCAATGCTGCACTACAACCTCACCAGCTTCAAGATGGACATGGATGTGAAGCTGAAACGTCAGCAGAAGAtgctgcag aTCAGCCTGCAGGCCATGGATCTGAAGGTCAACCAGGACCAGACCACAGAGGCGGAACTGGAGCCCCACGCcgctccccctccctccatGCTCCGCCCACTGCCGCCCACAGACTCGTCCACACTGTGGGAGGCCATCAAGCGTCTGGACAACATGGTGGTCAACAACACAGTCAAG GTGGGCGGGCTGACGGAGGACGTGGACGTGACCTCAGGAAACGTCCAGAGACTCAGGTTTGACCTGAAGGATCTGGAGAAGCTGATCAACCAGACTGCTCGTCGCAGTCAGGTCCTGTTCATGGAGACGGGTCTGGAGGTGGAGGACGCTAAGGTGGGCGTCCTGAAGAAGGTGGACGAGCTGACAcgaaacatgactcagcaccTGCAGGAGGTGGACGTGGACATGGATTACCTGTTCACCGCCCTCTACCGCAACCACTCTGCCCCGGACTGTGACTGCAAGGCACTGACCGCCGCCGTAGTTCAGCTGGAGAGGGGCGTGGCCAATGTGACAGCCCTGGCCAATGAGAACAGATTAGCCCTGGAAGCAGATGATGACAGAGGGGTGGAGCAGTGGGACGGGGCCAATGACTGGGAGCCGGCGGTAGAAGCGCTTCAACGTGGTCTTCAGCTG GTGAAGGAGTCTGTGGTGTTGGAGCAGACCAGGAGCCTGACTCTGAGCCAGACTCTGAACCAGACTGTGAGGCAGCTGAGCAGCTCGCTGAGCCTCAGCGTGGCCGAGGTGAGCGTTCTGAAGCGGAGCAACGAGCAGCTGAGAAAGGACCTGCACAAACTGTCCGCGCCCTTCGACTCTATGCTCAAAGACGCCATCAGACACAGCGACGTGCTGGAGCTTCTCCTGGGCGAAGAGGTGCTGGAGTTCCTGGAGTGGCCGGTCCAGGACCAGGAGGCCCAGTCCATCCCAGCCCTGAAGGAGCAGCTGAAGAACCTGCAGGAGGAACTGAGAGGACACAGCCTGAGCATCACGTCACTGCTGAGCAGCAGGGCAG GAGTCTGGGAGGAGGTGCCATCTGCTGACCaaccctccttctcctcctccctcctcctccccgatGACAAGAGTCCTGGTGGTATGAGGAGGAGCAACAGCGGAGAAGCAGCCCGGGAGCAGCAGCTCTTCCTGCGCCCTGACGAGAGGCGTCCGGAGCATGAGGGAGACGGCAGTGATCTGTGGAACCTGGAAAAGATGATGCAGGACCTGGAGCTGAAGGTGAAGCAGCTGGAGGACAAACCCTGTCCCTGTCCCAGCTCCTCCACGGAGAGGGAGGTGCTGTCCAAACTGCAGGAGGAGGTGACGTGGCTGAAGAGAGGCCTGGAGGAACATCTGAGGGTCTTCAAGAACGTCTTCACTAAAACTGACGTCCTGGTGGCATCAAACGCAGCGCTGGATCTGGATCAAGTGTGGCAACTGGTGAAGAACCAAAAAActaagaaagagaggaagagaggaggagccagaggaggaggggacgagccaggaagaagaggaaaccaTAGAAACAGGAGGGATCTACCTG GTGGCGCTCTTGTGTCAGAAGactctgtgatgtttgtggcaTCTCTGAGGATTTCAAACAGCGCGGTGACGTTTGATACGTCTCTGAACCCAGGACATTTTCACTCTGACACCGGGACCTTCACCGCTCCAGTGGACGGGGTCTACGTCTTCATCCTCACCTTCAATCTAAAGTCTGGCTCCGCCCCTATTGTCCTCAGGAAGGTGGGCGGGGTTTCAGTGTCTCTAAACCGACAGAATGTGACAGCAGCGGGGGGGCCGGCCACATCTGTGGCACTCCTGCGGCTGAGGAAAGGGGAGGAGATATGGCTGGAACTGAGGGGCGGGGCATGGGCGGATTCAGAGGACAATGTCTTCACTGGGTTATTACTGCATCGCACCACCTGA